The following DNA comes from Acipenser ruthenus chromosome 47, fAciRut3.2 maternal haplotype, whole genome shotgun sequence.
AAACAGCACTAAACCTTTCGAAAAAATAGACAGCTATACATGTTAATGAAGTTTTATAATGACAGATTATAAATCAGTTAAAACTACCACAAGTTGTAGCAATAGTCTACAGtacagctgttttattttattttatttttttgtgtttatgtatttctCGTGTCTAGTTTTgccatgttgtgtgtgtgtgcgcgctatgaGTGGCTTGTGCTCCTTTTCCAGTTCCAGACGATGCAGGTGTTCGTGGTGTTCCTGGTTGCCGTGGTGACCGCTGTGGCTGCAGCCTCCTCGTTCTCGAAGGACCCCGCGCTCGAGGACCCCTGGCAGGAGTGGAAGGGGCTGCACGGGAAGCAGTATTCAGAGGTACAGCACTGAAGCTCTGATACGAGTTCAACGAACCCTTCGGCTAGTTTTCACTCTGAGGAAGGTTCATTTGATCAATctataagccacagctggattttcttGGAGCATTTTTCAGCACCAGGGAATccacctaaaaaataaaaaaaaacaagaatcagAACCCTGCCTATGACAAATTTCATGAACCCCCTTCTTCTAGATAATGTTGTAGAAAAATACACTATTCAACATAATGCCGTTAAAATGATTGCTGTCACATCCAAATCATGTCTCTGTTTTGAGTTGAATTATCCCTCACAAGTCATTACAGACATAAACAGAAAACGATACCTGTGTTCTGATGTTGCTTACACATTTGATTTCTTGTTTTTTAACAATAAAGTCttctcaatgcattgattattacCTGTCCTATACAGTTAGGAATTTGCTTGCTGATTGTGCCTCTAGTTAGTGGTGGTCGGTTATTTGATTCCTGAGTTCTGATGCTGCTTCCTTGGTCTGTAGGAGACCGAGAGCTACAGGAGGATGGTTTGGGAAGACAACTGGCGTTTCATCGAGCAGCACAACCAGGAGCACGCTGCAGGGAAACACTCCTACAAGCTGGGGATGAACCACTTCGGAGATCTGGTACCACACCCATAGGGATTCCCTAGAGAGACTACCCTGTGCATTGGCTCTTTGTATTAGGGATCGTGAGGGGGGGAGGTTGCACACAATATCTGCCTGAGCCTCTTTGGGGTCCTGTAACACAGTAATGACATGCTCTTTCTTTTCCTTCAGACCAACGAGGAGTTCAATCGGACGATGAATAGATTCCACCAGGATCCTGCCCTGGAGGAGCTGCCTGTTTTCAACTTGACCGGCAGCTCTAGACGGCCTCCGAGAGAGATGGACTGGAGGAATAAAGGCTACGTCACCCCTGTGAAGAACCAGGTAAATACGGAGCGAGAATTCTGTCTAAAATTCTATCTAGAATTCTGTCACGAATTCTGTCTAGGATAATATCTAGAATTCTAATTGTATTATAGTTTATCAGAACGTTCTCACAACAAGGACCTGCTCTATTAAAAGCAGGCTGGTGAGCAACATGACTTTTACACGACTGACTTTGCTTACGTCTGATGATTTGGGTTtcgaaaaacaaagaaaaaacttcaACAGTGGGTTAACGGCACTGCCTGTTTATTTACCATTTACTTCTGTTTCTCCCCTCCCAGGGTAGTTGCGGCTCCTGCTGGGCCTTCTCTGCCACGGGGGCCGTTGAGGGACAACATTTCAAGAAGACACGCCGGCTGGTGTCTCTGAGCGAACAGAACCTGGTGGAatgcaccaaaaacagaaagtaTATGAACTACGGCTGTAACGGTGGACTTATGGGAAGAGCATTCCGATACATCATTGACAACAGAGGTATCGCCTCGGAGCAGAGATACCCTTACACTGCCAAGGTATTCTTTTATATTGAAAGAAAATGTACCAAACTATGCCTTTGCATGTCATTGCACCACTATGAGTCGCCATACTTCACCTTGTCTGTCCCCCTTTCACCTTTACtgcactttgctctgcttttaccattCTGTTCTATATTCTAATGCTTCCTGCCTATCACAGTACAGAATAACATGTACATGTTTACCCTGCCCTGCTCTCCCTAAGGATAACAAGCCATGCAGGTACAGCGCATCCATGAAAGCTGCCAGGGTCTCTAGTTATTGGAGGGTGCCCCGCCGGAATGAGAAAGCCCTGCGGGATGCTGTAGTTGCAATCGGGCCGATCTCTACTTGTCTCAATGCTGGTCGACGTACCTTCCAGTTCTACCGCTCAGGTAAGTGTGCGTTCAAGATAATGCAGCCTTGTGTGTACAGATGCAGTATACTGGACCTGCCTGACCTGCAACACATTACTGGGTGCTCAGCTAATGCACTGTTGCACtgctatgtcattgtagatataacttgttgtaatcttaacttgttgcatcctagttcatattgtattttagtagtattatttgcacttactgtaaactgcactgtatttaaatatgaagtttgcattgtaaccctgtactgccttGTAACAcctttaagtcgccttggataaaggcgtctgccaaatcaatcaatcaatcaatcaatcaatcaatataaaTAACATGTTGCAATGACTGCAATGGCAGTACAGTGCTGTTTATGAAATCTATGGCTTTCGTTCTGTTCACCTTAAGTGTACCATCTTCAGTTTTGAATGGGATTTGACTGCAGAGCTGCAGCTTCCCTGAGTTGCTGTCGTGTTGAGTTCTAACATGTTGCTTATTTCTGTCTGTATTCGAGGCATTTACTACGACCCCAAGTGCGGTCAGCGTATAAACCACGCGGTCCTGGCAGTGGGGTACGGCGTGTCCTGGTTTGGGTCCGGATCCTCCCGTCCCACCAAATTCTGGCTCCTTAAGAACAGGTCAGTTGCTCTGTTATAGATTAAGATAGAATTCTTTGTCACTCATCTTTGTTTTCAGGGGTTACAATATCCAATCCCACTGGcctagtggttggagctgaggggctgggaggaagcgtgtatatatatatatatatatatatatatatatat
Coding sequences within:
- the LOC117428809 gene encoding procathepsin L-like; protein product: MQVFVVFLVAVVTAVAAASSFSKDPALEDPWQEWKGLHGKQYSEETESYRRMVWEDNWRFIEQHNQEHAAGKHSYKLGMNHFGDLTNEEFNRTMNRFHQDPALEELPVFNLTGSSRRPPREMDWRNKGYVTPVKNQGSCGSCWAFSATGAVEGQHFKKTRRLVSLSEQNLVECTKNRKYMNYGCNGGLMGRAFRYIIDNRGIASEQRYPYTAKDNKPCRYSASMKAARVSSYWRVPRRNEKALRDAVVAIGPISTCLNAGRRTFQFYRSGIYYDPKCGQRINHAVLAVGYGVSWFGSGSSRPTKFWLLKNSWGLSWGNRGYIRLARDQNNHCGIASQAVYPVI